One part of the Ziziphus jujuba cultivar Dongzao chromosome 2, ASM3175591v1 genome encodes these proteins:
- the LOC125422767 gene encoding putative disease resistance RPP13-like protein 1 has protein sequence MLTDNGRSGNRISVIPIVGRGGIGKTTLAQLIDNDERVNGYFDLKAWVSVSDDINVFKITKTIAERNEDYFLWEEHKKPFEFAAYGSKIIVTTRYDSVASVRRNDIPSYQLQTISDENCWNLCVKHAFNNVDPCAHPRLEEIGRQIVQKCKGLPLAVKLVSSILRYHLTLEEWENVLKSDIWELPEEKNNILPALWLNYQYLPSHLK, from the exons ATGCTAACAGATAATGGCCGTAGCGGCAATAGAATATCTGTGATTCCCATAGTTGGCAGGGGTGGGATTGGAAAGACCACACTTGCTCAACTCATTGACAACGATGAAAGAGTGAATGGATACTTTGATTTGAAAGCATGGGTTTCTGTTTCTGATGATATTAATGTCTTCAAGATAACCAAAACAATAGCAGAAAGG AATGAAGATTACTTTTTATGGGAAGAGCACAAGAAACCTTTTGAATTTGCAGCATATGGAAGTAAAATTATTGTGACAACACGCTATGACAGTGTTGCATCGGTGAGGAGGAATGATATCCCATCTTATCAGCTGCAGACAATATCTGATGAGAATTGCTGGAATTTATGTGTGAAGCATGCCTTCAACAATGTAGATCCATGTGCCCATCCAAGATTAGAAGAAATTGGAAGACAAATTGTCCAAAAATGCAAAGGTCTTCCTTTGGCAGTAAAATTAGTTAGTAGCATTTTACGTTATCATCTAACTCTGGAGGAATGGGAGAATGTACTTAAAAGTGACATATGGGAGTTGCccgaagaaaaaaacaatattctTCCAGCTCTATGGTTGAATTATCAATATTTGCCTTCACATCTCAAATGA
- the LOC107419692 gene encoding putative disease resistance protein At3g14460 → MHDLVHDLAESIAGAFRLSLDDSVTNKHLSKLLLSIKLLWRGTIPLEKVIALVLPKFTCLRVLSFRACSMKKLPDSIGNLKLLWYLNLSGSRIERIPNTVCTLYNLQTLILSGCKQLRRLPTHMGKLINLHHLDITSTHLEMIPSALDKLNDLQTLGEFVVGRQFGFSIGLLRNLQNLHGNLYFNGLENVMKVEGVLVANLKEKKYLTGLDFHWVLKSKKIIDRQVVNGLEPHTSMKILRIIGYGEEVAIFRCKSLEWSGMQQRCYGNLRRLVTEKCDIMNSIALDDLTMLEELRLKFVENVESIKYAKQPQICPPAFTSLTIIELGDCPELVSFPQGGLHAPNLKEFDIQDCEKLRSLPKHMNNLLPSLQSLSIWNCPQREPFSGSPLPSHLFKLQITESDKLFPSRRQWDLQKLTSFSIYVLDSSPEEGLLPTTRIRLTIHWLPHLKALNGKAFQPLSSLEELHISFYDELHDQRITGEDWPKIAHIPKVTIDHEDYQAANLEDDTQEEVYLDVQDANLKDDQSIAWRDDTDDIKNIQKEVFDRLQPHTELQKLNLSFWEWSFTKSGVFSDLKQFTLDNCRKLEGKSFPNYLPSLKLLLILGCKQQVVASLSTDGLPLLSFLKIGHCKGLESFPIRTLPANVDTVKIMGRKELVSLSEDGCPSKFKSLEISYCGKQFGNSLRWNLRALTSLTSLQIIKIDEMVDSFLEEWQLLTTLKSLALRHFRNLKSLNGKALQHHTSLKELKIEFCHHLHYSPEEGMPYSLSQLEILDVVF, encoded by the exons ATGCATGATCTTGTACATGATTTAGCTGAATCTATAGCAGGAGCGTTTCGCTTGAGCTTGGATGATAGTGTTACAAATAAGCATCTAAGTAAG CTTCTTCTTTCCATCAAATTGTTATGGCGAGGTACAATTCCGTTGGAAAAAGTAATAGCTTTGGTGTTGCCAAAATTTACATGCTTGAGAGTGCTATCTTTTCGTGCATGTTCTATGAAAAAGTTGCCTGATTCAATTGGAAATTTGAAACTTCTATGGTACTTAAACTTATCTGGGTCAAGAATTGAAAGGATCCCTAATACAGTTTGTACTTTGTACAATTTGCAAACACTAATTTTGTCGGGTTGCAAACAACTTAGGCGGTTGCCAACCCACATGGGAAAACTGATCAACTTGCACCATCTTGATATAACATCTACACATTTAGAAATGATACCATCTGCTTTGGACAAATTGAATGATTTGCAGACACTGGGTGAATTTGTTGTGGGCAGACAATTCGGGTTTAGCATTGGTTTGTTAAGAAATCTTCAAAATTTGCATGGAAATCTTTATTTTAATGGACTAGAAAATGTTATGAAAGTTGAAGGTGTATTAGTGGccaatttgaaggaaaaaaagtaCCTTACTGGATTAGACTTTCATTGGGTcttaaaaagtaagaaaataatagaTAGACAGGTAGTTAATGGACTAGAACCTCACACTAGCATGAAGATACTCAGAATAATCGGTTATGGAG AAGAAGTCGCCATATTCAGATGCAAAAGTTTGGAGTGGTCAGGAATGCAGCAACGCTGCTATGGAAACCTACGACGTTTGGTAACAGAGAAATGTGATATTATGAATTCTATTGCGTTAGATGACTTAACGATGCTTGAAGAGCTGAGACTGAAATTTGTTGAGAATGTGGAGTCCATTAAATATGCTAAACAACCTCAAATTTGCCCTCCTGCATTTACCTCTCTGACAATTATTGAACTAGGAGATTGCCCAGAGTTAGTGTCATTTCCCCAAGGAGGATTGCATGCCCCCAACCTGAAAGAGTTTGATATTCAAGATTGCGAAAAGTTAAGGTCACTGCCTAAGCACATGAACAACCTTCTTCCATCTCTTCAATCTTTGAGTATATGGAATTGCCCACAGCGGGAGCCATTTTCTGGAAGCCCATTACCTTCTCATTTATTTAAGCTTCAAATTACCGAAAGTGATAAGTTGTTTCCAAGCCGCAGGCAGTGGGATCTACAAAAACTCACTTCTTTTTCCATCTATGTTTTGGATTCATCTCCAGAGGAGGGGCTGCTGCCCACCACTCGTATTCGTCTCACCATCCATTGGCTTCCACACCTTAAAGCCCTCAATGGAAAGGCCTTTCAACCCCTCTCCTCTCTGGAAGAATTGCATATTTCATTCTACGATGAGCTACA CGACCAGAGAATAACAGGGGAAGACTGGCCCAAGATTGCCCACATCCCTAAAGTGACCATTGACCATGAAGATTATCAAGCTGCCAATCTGGAAGATGATACACAAGAGGAGGTATATCTAGATGTTCAGGATGCCAATCTGAAGGATGATCAGTCTATTGCTTGGAGGGATGATACTGATGAtataaaaaacatacaaaaggAAGTTTTTGATAGACTTCAACCTCACACAGAACTTCAGAAACTAAATTTATCTTTTTGG GAGTGGTCATTCACGAAAAGTGGAGTTTTCTCAGATCTTAAGCAGTTTACGCTAGATAATTGTAGGAAGCTAGAAGGAAAGAGCTTTCCCAATTATCTTCCTTCCTTGAAGTTGCTTTTAATCTTGGGATGTAAACAGCAAGTGGTGGCTTCACTCTCAACTGATGGACTTCCATTGCTGAGTTTTTTGAAAATAGGTCATTGTAAAGGGTTAGAGTCATTTCCAATAAGGACATTGCCTGCAAATGTTGACACAGTTAAAATTATGGGACGCAAAGAACTTGTCTCACTTTCTGAGGATGGATGCCCTTCAAAGTTTAAATCACTTGAAATTTCCTACTGTGGAAAGCAATTTGGGAATAGTTTGCGGTGGAATCTGCGGGCACTCACCTCTCTGACATCCTTACAAATCATTAAGATAGATGAAATGGTGGATTCATTTCTTGAGGAATGGCAACTCCTGACCACTTTGAAGTCTCTCGCCCTAAGGCATTTCCGAAACCTTAAATCCCTCAATGGCAAGGCCCTTCAACACCACACTTCCCTTAAAGAATTGAAGATTGAATTCTGCCATCATCTCCATTACTCACCAGAAGAAGGGATGCCATATTCACTTTCTCAGCTGGAAATCTTGGATGTGGTTTTTTGA